A region of the Sphingobium yanoikuyae genome:
CTATGCCTATTTCACCACGCCCGCCAACCGCATCATCACCGAAACCGCGGAAAAGCGGCTCAAGGTGCTGTCCGATCTCGATACGCTGGGCGCCGGCTTCCAGCTCGCCAGCCATGATCTCGACATTCGCGGCGCCGGCAATCTGGTCGGCGACGAACAGTCGGGCCATATCAAGGAGGTCGGCTTCGAGCTTTACCAGTCGATGCTGGAGGACGCGATCATGGACGCCAAGGCCGGCGGCGCCGGCCTCGAAGCACGCCGCGACAGCTTCTCGCCGCAGATCAGCGTCGACGCACCGATCATGATCCCGGAAGAATTCGTGCCGGACCTCGACCTGCGCATGGGTCTCTATCGCCGCATCAACGAACTGGAGGATCGCCAGGGGCTGGAGGCCTTCGCCGCCGAACTGATCGACCGCTTCGGCAAGCTGCCCGCCCCGACCCAGAACCTGCTCAAGATCATCGAGATCAAGCAGAATTGCCTCAAGGCCAATATCGCCAAGATCGATGTCGGGCCAAAGGGCGCGCTGGTCAGCTTCTTCGAGGATCGCTTCCCCAATCCCGCAGGCCTGGTCGCCTATGTCCAGCGCCTCGACGGCGTCGCCCGCCTGCGCCCGGACAGCAAGGTGGTCGTCACCCGCGCCTGGCCCGACCCCGCCGCCCGCCTCAACGGCGCGCTGCAACTGTCGAAGGGGCTGGCCAAGGCGGCAGGGTAAATACGCATCCTGCCCTCGCCCTGCGGGGAGAAAGCGACCATTTTCTGCGGCCGTCACCCCGGCCTTGAGCCGGGGTCTCACTTTTCTGGGGCAACGAAGAAAAGCGGGATGGCGGGTCAAGCCCGGCATGACGGATGTGGATAGGGCGGCTTGCGACCACAGTTCGATTTTTGTCGCGGCTATGAGCATCCCCAAGAGCGGAAAATCATCCAAAGGCAAAGCAAATCGCTCAGAATTTAACGCATCAAAATTTGGGTGAGCCGGAGCGTTAGCAATGGAAATGGAGCAAGTATAAGTACCCACGCTATCAACCAAAATGTTATAGATACGAGGTCGGCATTGGCCGGCGGGCCTATAAAAACGTTTAGAATTCCACCAGAAAAGCTAATGCCAAGCAAAAATAATGCAACGGAAATAAAACCCCATATCACCAGGAGAGGCATGGATATTTTATTCAAAAGCATTTCCTTGTTCCCGTACCTCGGTCCGCCTCGTGATAGGCCTAGACCAAAAGCAGAACGTCTCCAATCCACCCAATTTCACCGTTTTCGTTGCTGGAAGCGGAGAATAGCGTTACGCGTCAACCACCCCACGCCTGTGCATGAGAGCGCGATGATAAGCAGCGCGATCCAGAACCAAGTGTTATCACTTTTGCAGGGCTGCGGAGCGCCTTCGCAGCCACCACTCGTATAGGTGGCAATGAAGAAGAACGGCAGGCCAAAAACAATGCCGAATATGGATGCAACGGCACACCCTATTCGTCCTGCGCCCGTGGCCGGGCTTCTATAACCTTCGTTATTCACGCATGAGATCATGTCGTAGGTCGGGATCGCGGGCAAGGTCCGCTTTAGGCATTCTCCGTCGTAAACTTGACAGTCCGCTCACCACCCATCCCCGCCATTGCCAATTCCCCTCTCCCGTTCACGGGAGAGGGAGGGGCCCGCGCCGCAGGCGTGGGAGGGTGAGGGGCTTTCGGATCAGTCTGTCCTCATCCGATTTCGCCCGCCCGACTTGGCAGGCACTGCGTCATGCCCCGACAGCGGCAAAAGAAATGGCGCATCAAGGAAATGATTTACCCGCCTTGTTCAGCCCGCGACCACCCCGATCGCCAGCGCGTCGCCACCGTCCACGATCGCGATCAGCCGGTCGACATTGGGGTGCGCACCCGGCCGGTTGCGGGCATCGGCCGTATGTTCGGCAAACACCGCCAGCCCATGTTCGGCAGCGGCCGCGTCGAGCGTGCCAAACACCTTCTGCAGATAATGATAGACCGCCAGCGAGCCCTGCTTGCCCGGCTGGTTCTCGATGCTGGCGACCACCTTGCCGCTCGCGTCTTTCAGGTCGATGCGGGCAATGCCGTCAATCGGCGGCAGCAGCTGGAGATTGTCTTTGAACGTCACACCCGGTTGAATCATCGCTGGTTTCCCGCCTCGAATTTGGAATGAGTCTGTGCCCGTAGGGCCTGATCCCTTGCGGCGGAAGAGCCTTGCGCTTTTGCTCGGTCCGACACGCAGCCCCCTGAGCGCCCGCCTCACCCGCCCGCAGGCGGCATCGCGGCTTCCGATGCGGTCAGGTCCAGCACTTCGAAACCGGGCGCCGGCATCCGGCGCCGGATGAGCGATCCCACCTTGTTGGTATATTGATATCTGGGTGTTACCCGTTCGATCCGGTAGCTGCCCGGCACATCCGCCTCCCCCGCCTCCCCGCGTGCGGCATAACGCCGCCCCGTGATCTGGCGCAGGATCGCAGGCGCCCAGCCGGACGTGCGCGAACCGCGCAATATTTCCGCATCCTCGGTCCGTCCGTCGGGCCGGATCCAGAAACCGACATCGATCCACTGGATCGCTGCGATATCCGTGCTGCCGCCCGGCCGCACCGCTATGCCATTGAGATCCTGCGCCCGCCCGATATCGACGGCGTCCGCGCTGGCCGGATAGGGCGGCTGCCAGATCAGGATCGGCACCGCACCCTGCTCCGCGCCGATCGCCTCGGCCAGGCGAGTGATCGCCGCGTCATCCCCGTCGCGCGCCGCGAGACGCAGCCGCAGCACGCGCAGGGCGGTACGATATCCCGGCTGCTGCGCGATCGGCCGCTGCTCCAGTTCGTCCAGCATCCTTGCCGCCTCGCGCCGCTCACCCTGGGCCGCCGCCAGCCAGGCCCGCTTCATCCCCGCCATGATCGCCGGATGGGCTCGCCCCTGCGCCAGCGCCTGATCCTCGATCCCGCGATAGGTCGCTGCCGCCTGTCGATAATTGCCCAGCTTGATCCACATGTCGCCCAATGCGGTGGAGGCCGCCAGCACGGCCACATCGTCCGCCGGCAGATTGTCGCGCAGCGTCTTCACCTGCCCCGCCACGGCCCGGCGATAGGCATTCTGGTCGCCCTCATGCAGCGCCACCGTCGCCATCGCTTCATAGATGGCCGCGACCGGCCGGGGCGCTTCGCTCCCTTTGTCCTTGTTGCGGCGGATCGCCGCCGCCAGCAGATACTTGGCCTTCAGATAGTCGCCATCGCGAAAGCGCTGCTCGGCCAGCGCGATCGTCGCCTGCGCATCGCGCAGTGGCGTGCAATCACCATGCACACATTTCGCCTGCTCCTCGACCAGCTTCTGGCCGGTGACGATGATCTCGGGCGATCCGGCCTGCAACAGCAGCAGAAGGGCAAGCATGATGATTTTCCTCCCGTTATCCCCGCATCATTGTGTCGGATCATCACGGGCCTGCCAATCCCCATGCCAGCTCCCGATGGAGCGCCGCGGCTTTCCTATTTGGATTTTCCCTGCTCTATCCTGTCGGATGAAACAGCACACGCCCATCGCCTTGCCCGCATTACCGACCCGGTCCCGCCACCACCGCAACACGCCAGATCATCGCCCATGATCGTCGCTTTGCTGTCGCCTCATTGTCGCTTCACTGTCGCGTCGCAGCTGCGTTACAGGCGCGCCACTGTCGCTTCGTCGGCGCGTGACTGTCGCCTTCTCGGGCAAAAACGCCCAAATGCGCACGACATCGACACTATGTACTTTCAACTGTCGCGTCGGCTGCCTCCCCATCCGACCTTCATGTCGCCATTCATCATCAACCAGAAAAGAAGCAGCAACAGTAGAAACCTACATGCCTTCGTGACGACCGGGCAACAAAGCGCGGCGTCACAGCAGGAGAATGAAATGAGTTTGATCCTTATGGCGCTTGCCGCCGCCGCGACCCACAATGTCTCGGTCGAGCATCATGGCAACCAAGTCGGCGCCACCTACACCGC
Encoded here:
- a CDS encoding DUF2322 family protein, which translates into the protein MIQPGVTFKDNLQLLPPIDGIARIDLKDASGKVVASIENQPGKQGSLAVYHYLQKVFGTLDAAAAEHGLAVFAEHTADARNRPGAHPNVDRLIAIVDGGDALAIGVVAG
- a CDS encoding tetratricopeptide repeat protein — protein: MLALLLLLQAGSPEIIVTGQKLVEEQAKCVHGDCTPLRDAQATIALAEQRFRDGDYLKAKYLLAAAIRRNKDKGSEAPRPVAAIYEAMATVALHEGDQNAYRRAVAGQVKTLRDNLPADDVAVLAASTALGDMWIKLGNYRQAAATYRGIEDQALAQGRAHPAIMAGMKRAWLAAAQGERREAARMLDELEQRPIAQQPGYRTALRVLRLRLAARDGDDAAITRLAEAIGAEQGAVPILIWQPPYPASADAVDIGRAQDLNGIAVRPGGSTDIAAIQWIDVGFWIRPDGRTEDAEILRGSRTSGWAPAILRQITGRRYAARGEAGEADVPGSYRIERVTPRYQYTNKVGSLIRRRMPAPGFEVLDLTASEAAMPPAGG